A stretch of Dermochelys coriacea isolate rDerCor1 chromosome 6, rDerCor1.pri.v4, whole genome shotgun sequence DNA encodes these proteins:
- the CD2BP2 gene encoding CD2 antigen cytoplasmic tail-binding protein 2, whose translation MPKRKVTFEDQAEGDEEEEELAMPKKKLVEPGLGASGPGSRFKGKHSLDSDEEDEDEEGDGGRASKYDILASEDVEGQESATIDYEDGVRITPFNLEEEMEEGHFDSEGNYFLRREALIRDNWLDNIDWVRIKEQPPGSRQPPGGDQEEDGEPLGGRPLLDKQTLLEGMVEMVRPGETVARAIQRLGSKGGARGSRPRRAWTRAKAEAPAPPEEGEAPGSPQRREQLERLSGLADQMVGRGVYEIYQETREKLALRLRVLTQPPPAQPPPALDMFAEDIDEARLRTQASGGLEAGIMGGVLRRRPFLQLCICDTRDLRIAL comes from the exons ATGCCCAAGCGCAAGGTGACATTCGAGGATCAGGCTGAgggggacgaggaggaggaggagctggccaTGCCCAAGAAGAAG CTGGTAGAGCCCGGCCTGGGGGCCAGCGGCCCGGGGAGCCGGTTCAAGGGTAAACACTCCCTGGACAGCGACGAGGAAGACGAGGATGAGGAGGGGGACGGCGGCCGGGCCAGTAAATACGACATCCTGGCATCGGAGGATGTGGAGG GGCAGGAGTCGGCCACCATCGACTACGAGGACGGGGTGCGGATCACCCCCTTCAAtctggaggaggagatggaggaggggcACTTTGATTCGGAGGGGAACTACTTCCTGCGGCGCGAGGCGCTGATCCGGGACAACTGGCTGGACAACATCGACTGG gtGCGGATCAAGGAGCAGCCCCCCGGGAGCCGGCAGCCCCCCGGCGGAGATCAGGAAGAGGATGGGGAGCCCCTGGGGGGGCGCCCCCTGCTGGACAAGCAgaccctgctggaggggatggtGGAGATGGTGCGGCCAGGGGAGACTGTGGCCCGGGCCATCCAGCGCCTGGGCAGCAAGGGCGGGGCCCGGGGCTCGCGCCCCCGCCGAGCGTGGACCCGGGCCAAGGCTGAGGCCCCCGCCCCGCCGGAGGAGGGGGAGGCGCCGGGCTCGCCCCAGAGGCGGGAGCAACTGGAGCGGCTCTCGGGATTGGCTGACCAAATGGTGGGGCGGGGCGTCTACGAGATCTACCAGGAGACCCGTGAGAAGTTGGCGCTCAGGCTGCGGGTGCTGACCCAGCCCccgcctgcccagccccccccggcCCTCGACATGTTTGCCGAGGACATCGATGAGGCCAGGctgagaacccaggcatccg GGGGCCTT
- the LOC119856759 gene encoding sesquipedalian-1-like: MKLHESSVLGYSRVAAPPDRQGRLYKKSERSSSYQRRWCELRGNLLFYWERQGDREPLGLILLEGCTVELQESATEPFTFEISYPQGPLGHRAYKMAAEDQTSMEGWVRALSTASFNYLRALLTELEGQYRDSGALRVTPLEEGAAWCSPLVSEMGLPNFEGLHRQFGKEIVKLRARWREERAGGAQTVQGDLIDLE; this comes from the coding sequence ATGAAGTTGCATGAAAGCAGCGTCCTGGGCTACTCCCGCGTGGCAGCGCCCCCCGACCGGCAGGGACGGCTGTACAAGAAGAGCGAACGCAGCAGCAGCTACCAGCGCCGCTGGTGCGAGCTGCGGGGGAACCTGCTCTTTTACTGGGAGCGACAGGGGGACCGCGAGCCGCTGGGGCTGATCCTCCTGGAGGGCTGCACTGTGGAGTTACAGGAATCCGCCACAGAGCCTTTCACCTTCGAGATCTCCTACCCTCAGGGTCCACTGGGCCACCGGGCCTACAAGATGGCTGCTGAAGACCAGACTTCCATGGAGggctgggtgcgggctctgagcaCGGCCAGCTTCAACTACCTGCGGGCCCTATTGACGGAACTGGAGGGACAGTACCGGGACAGTGGGGCCCTCAGGGTGACACCACTGGAGGAGGGGGCTGCGTGGTGCAGCCCATTGGTGTCAGAAATGGGATTACCAAACTTTGAGGGGCTTCACCGGCAGTTTGGGAAGGAGATTGTGAAACTGAGGGcgaggtggagggaggagagagcaggaggAGCCCAGACAGTGCAGGGGGACCTGATTGATTTGGagtag
- the TBC1D10B gene encoding TBC1 domain family member 10B isoform X1, with protein MSVPRCELGVNFLRRRSEEPAVAMEMGAGDTPSPPPRYNTPRSVLYTAKMSAMATPDPRPPATAPSASARPGGSGAAALTATGSPAASPAASPGSVAASPGNRPTSPAAPGRGAASLGNATASPGSVAVAIGSVAAVTSSGVACPALTDNVADPVASPVATAPVATKAAATGMVSVETTQMAGVDVVAGPTETITAAVSPTPSSATETAAPHTPVKPLPAPFPSPAMVVVAPSLVVLENSSRTATEGPTGLGSTASQDMGSQSSLGPGIPPPRPPLAPDTLSYLDSVSLMSGTLESLSGPGFLDDVSSLGSDSEINGLAYRRTDKYGFLGGNQYSGMPESAIPVDVARQRELKWLDMFSHWEKWLSRRFQKVKLRCRKGIPSSLRAKAWQLLSNSKELLDQNPNKFEELERQPGDPKWLDVIEKDLHRQFPFHEMFAARGGHGQQDLYRILKAYTIYRPDEGYCQAQAPVAAVLLMHMPAEQAFWCLVQICEKYLPGYYSAGLEAIQLDGEIFFALLRRASPMAYRHLKKYKIDPILYMTEWFMCIFSRTLPWSSVLRVWDMFFCEGVKIVFRVGLVLLRNALGSVDKLRSCQGMYETMEKLRNLPAQSMQEDFLINEVVNLPVTEALIERENATQLKKWRENRGELQYKPSRRLHGSRAIHEECHRMNPVLTTSASLLSLTGFKQRATRGGSTGGNFSPAHPPGSLAVSAAPTPAAAPGQVVSEGLLPALPSPTGNNTPLGGPKKGGTKEKKKEKERERLQKEREKQEKERERLQKEREKQEKKEKEKLERKQQKERAKEEAKQKKERKVSMRRKEPKASPRAEDGGQDGDPPAGSVLQDIYF; from the exons TCGCCGGTCA gaggagccgGCTGTCGCCATGGAGATGGGGGCCGGCGACACCCCGTCGCCCCCGCCCCGGTACAACACCCCCCGCTCGGTGCTCTACACCGCCAAGATGAGCGCCATGGCGACGCCAGACCCCAGACCCCCGGCCACGGCGCCGTCAGCCTCGGCCAGGCCCGGGGGCAGCGGGGCAGCGGCTCTGACAGCGACGGGCAGCCCGGCGGCGTCTCCGGCGGCATCTCCGGGCAGCGTGGCGGCGTCTCCAGGCAACCGGCCGACGTCTCCGGCAGCTCCAGGCCGCGGGGCGGCATCTCTAGGCAATGCGACGGCGTCACCGGGCAGCGTGGCGGTGGCAATCGGCAGTGTGGCGGCGGTGACGAGCAGCGGGGTGGCGTGTCCGGCGCTGACGGACAACGTCGCCGATCCGGTGGCGTCTCCTGTGGCAACAGCACCCGTAGCCACCAAGGCGGCTGCCACAGGGATGGTTTCCGTGGAAACGACGCAGATGGCAGGGGTCGACGTGGTGGCGGGTCCCACGGAAACCATCACCGCAGCAGTCTCTCCCACGCCGTCTTCCGCCACGGAAACTGCAGCCCCGCACACCCCGGTTAAGCCCCTCCCGGCGCCCTTCCCCTCGCCGGCCATGGTGGTGGTGGCGCCCAGCCTGGTGGTGCTGGAGAACAGCTCCCGCACTGCGACAGAAGGGCCCACAGGCCTGGGTTCCACCGCCTCCCAGGACATGGGGTCGCAGTCCAGCCTGGGTCCTGGAATCCCACCTCCCAGGCCCCCGCTGGCTCCAGACACCCTGAGTTACCTGGATTCAGTCAGCCTCATGTCAGGCACCTTGGAGTCCCTGAGTGGCCCCGGCTTCCTGGACGACGTCAGCTCCCTGGGCTCGGACTCGGAGATCAATGGCTTGGCCTACCGGAGAACAGACAAATATGGCTTCTTGGGGGGCAACCAGTACTCGGGGATGCC ggaGAGCGCCATCCCGGTGGACGTGGCACGGCAGCGGGAGCTCAAATGGCTCGATATGTTTTCCCACTGGGAAAAATGGTTGTCACGGCGATTCCAGAAG GTGAAGCTGCGCTGTCGGAAGGGAATCCCCTCTTCTCTCCGTGCCAAAGCCTGGCAGTTGCTGTCGAACAGCAAGGAGCTCCTGGATCAGAACCCCAACAAATTTGAG GAGCTGGAGCGCCAGCCCGGGGACCCCAAGTGGCTGGATGTGATAGAAAAGGATCTGCACCGGCAGTTCCCCTTCCATGAGATGTTTGCCGCCAGGGGAGGCCATGG ACAGCAGGATTTATACCGCATCCTAAAAGCCTACACTATTTACCGGCCCGACGAAGGGTACTGCCAGGCCCAGGCCCCCGTGGCTGCTGTCCTGCTGATGCACATGCCCGCGGAG CAAGCCTTCTGGTGCCTGGTGCAGATCTGTGAGAAGTACCTGCCAGGTTATTACAGCGCCGGACTG GAAGCCATCCAGCTGGATGGAGAGATCTTCTTTGCCCTGCTGCGCCGGGCATCCCCCATGGCCTATCGGCACCTGAAGAAATACAAGATCGATCCCATCCTCTACATGACGGAGTGGTTCATGTGCATCTTCTCCCGCACCCTGCCCTGGAGTTCTGTGCTGCGTGTCTGGGATATGTTCTTCTGCGAGG GGGTGAAGATCGTCTTCCGGGTGGGCCTGGTCCTTCTCCGGAACGCTCTGGGCTCGGTGGACAAGCTGCGCAGCTGCCAGGGCATGTATGAGACCATGGAGAAGCTGCGCAACCTGCCAGCTCAGAGCATGCAAGAGGACTTCCTCATCAACGAG GTGGTGAACCTGCCTGTGACGGAAGCGCTGATTGAGCGTGAGAATGCCACGCAGCTCAAGAAGTGGCGTGAGAACCGCGGGGAGCTGCAGTATAAACCCTCGCGCCGTCTCCATGGTTCCCGCGCCATCCACGAAGAGTGTCACCGCATGAACCCCGTGCTGACCACCAGTGCCAGCCTGCTCAGCCTCACCGGCTTCAAACAGCGGGCGACCCGTGGTGGTAGCACGGGGGGAAACTTCTCCCCTGCGCACCCCCCGGGCAGCCTGGCCGTCTCtgctgcccccactccagccgcTGCCCCAGGCCAGGTGGTGTCAGAAGGGCTCCTCCccgctctgccctcccccacagggAACAACACGCCGCTGGGGGGCCCCAAGAAGGGGGGAacgaaggagaagaagaaggagaaggagcGCGAGCGACTGCAGAAGGAgcgggagaagcaggagaaggAGCGCGAGCGGCTGCAGAAAGAgcgggagaagcaggagaagaaggagaaggagaagctgGAGCGGAAGCAGCAGAAGGAGCGGGCCAAGGAGGAAGCCAagcagaagaaagagaggaaggtcTCCATGCGCCGGAAGGAGCCCAAAGCCTCGCCCCGTGCTGAGGATGGGGGGCAAGATGGGGATCCCCCGGCGGGCTCTGTGCTCCAGGACATTTACTTCTGA
- the TBC1D10B gene encoding TBC1 domain family member 10B isoform X2 — protein sequence MEMGAGDTPSPPPRYNTPRSVLYTAKMSAMATPDPRPPATAPSASARPGGSGAAALTATGSPAASPAASPGSVAASPGNRPTSPAAPGRGAASLGNATASPGSVAVAIGSVAAVTSSGVACPALTDNVADPVASPVATAPVATKAAATGMVSVETTQMAGVDVVAGPTETITAAVSPTPSSATETAAPHTPVKPLPAPFPSPAMVVVAPSLVVLENSSRTATEGPTGLGSTASQDMGSQSSLGPGIPPPRPPLAPDTLSYLDSVSLMSGTLESLSGPGFLDDVSSLGSDSEINGLAYRRTDKYGFLGGNQYSGMPESAIPVDVARQRELKWLDMFSHWEKWLSRRFQKVKLRCRKGIPSSLRAKAWQLLSNSKELLDQNPNKFEELERQPGDPKWLDVIEKDLHRQFPFHEMFAARGGHGQQDLYRILKAYTIYRPDEGYCQAQAPVAAVLLMHMPAEQAFWCLVQICEKYLPGYYSAGLEAIQLDGEIFFALLRRASPMAYRHLKKYKIDPILYMTEWFMCIFSRTLPWSSVLRVWDMFFCEGVKIVFRVGLVLLRNALGSVDKLRSCQGMYETMEKLRNLPAQSMQEDFLINEVVNLPVTEALIERENATQLKKWRENRGELQYKPSRRLHGSRAIHEECHRMNPVLTTSASLLSLTGFKQRATRGGSTGGNFSPAHPPGSLAVSAAPTPAAAPGQVVSEGLLPALPSPTGNNTPLGGPKKGGTKEKKKEKERERLQKEREKQEKERERLQKEREKQEKKEKEKLERKQQKERAKEEAKQKKERKVSMRRKEPKASPRAEDGGQDGDPPAGSVLQDIYF from the exons ATGGAGATGGGGGCCGGCGACACCCCGTCGCCCCCGCCCCGGTACAACACCCCCCGCTCGGTGCTCTACACCGCCAAGATGAGCGCCATGGCGACGCCAGACCCCAGACCCCCGGCCACGGCGCCGTCAGCCTCGGCCAGGCCCGGGGGCAGCGGGGCAGCGGCTCTGACAGCGACGGGCAGCCCGGCGGCGTCTCCGGCGGCATCTCCGGGCAGCGTGGCGGCGTCTCCAGGCAACCGGCCGACGTCTCCGGCAGCTCCAGGCCGCGGGGCGGCATCTCTAGGCAATGCGACGGCGTCACCGGGCAGCGTGGCGGTGGCAATCGGCAGTGTGGCGGCGGTGACGAGCAGCGGGGTGGCGTGTCCGGCGCTGACGGACAACGTCGCCGATCCGGTGGCGTCTCCTGTGGCAACAGCACCCGTAGCCACCAAGGCGGCTGCCACAGGGATGGTTTCCGTGGAAACGACGCAGATGGCAGGGGTCGACGTGGTGGCGGGTCCCACGGAAACCATCACCGCAGCAGTCTCTCCCACGCCGTCTTCCGCCACGGAAACTGCAGCCCCGCACACCCCGGTTAAGCCCCTCCCGGCGCCCTTCCCCTCGCCGGCCATGGTGGTGGTGGCGCCCAGCCTGGTGGTGCTGGAGAACAGCTCCCGCACTGCGACAGAAGGGCCCACAGGCCTGGGTTCCACCGCCTCCCAGGACATGGGGTCGCAGTCCAGCCTGGGTCCTGGAATCCCACCTCCCAGGCCCCCGCTGGCTCCAGACACCCTGAGTTACCTGGATTCAGTCAGCCTCATGTCAGGCACCTTGGAGTCCCTGAGTGGCCCCGGCTTCCTGGACGACGTCAGCTCCCTGGGCTCGGACTCGGAGATCAATGGCTTGGCCTACCGGAGAACAGACAAATATGGCTTCTTGGGGGGCAACCAGTACTCGGGGATGCC ggaGAGCGCCATCCCGGTGGACGTGGCACGGCAGCGGGAGCTCAAATGGCTCGATATGTTTTCCCACTGGGAAAAATGGTTGTCACGGCGATTCCAGAAG GTGAAGCTGCGCTGTCGGAAGGGAATCCCCTCTTCTCTCCGTGCCAAAGCCTGGCAGTTGCTGTCGAACAGCAAGGAGCTCCTGGATCAGAACCCCAACAAATTTGAG GAGCTGGAGCGCCAGCCCGGGGACCCCAAGTGGCTGGATGTGATAGAAAAGGATCTGCACCGGCAGTTCCCCTTCCATGAGATGTTTGCCGCCAGGGGAGGCCATGG ACAGCAGGATTTATACCGCATCCTAAAAGCCTACACTATTTACCGGCCCGACGAAGGGTACTGCCAGGCCCAGGCCCCCGTGGCTGCTGTCCTGCTGATGCACATGCCCGCGGAG CAAGCCTTCTGGTGCCTGGTGCAGATCTGTGAGAAGTACCTGCCAGGTTATTACAGCGCCGGACTG GAAGCCATCCAGCTGGATGGAGAGATCTTCTTTGCCCTGCTGCGCCGGGCATCCCCCATGGCCTATCGGCACCTGAAGAAATACAAGATCGATCCCATCCTCTACATGACGGAGTGGTTCATGTGCATCTTCTCCCGCACCCTGCCCTGGAGTTCTGTGCTGCGTGTCTGGGATATGTTCTTCTGCGAGG GGGTGAAGATCGTCTTCCGGGTGGGCCTGGTCCTTCTCCGGAACGCTCTGGGCTCGGTGGACAAGCTGCGCAGCTGCCAGGGCATGTATGAGACCATGGAGAAGCTGCGCAACCTGCCAGCTCAGAGCATGCAAGAGGACTTCCTCATCAACGAG GTGGTGAACCTGCCTGTGACGGAAGCGCTGATTGAGCGTGAGAATGCCACGCAGCTCAAGAAGTGGCGTGAGAACCGCGGGGAGCTGCAGTATAAACCCTCGCGCCGTCTCCATGGTTCCCGCGCCATCCACGAAGAGTGTCACCGCATGAACCCCGTGCTGACCACCAGTGCCAGCCTGCTCAGCCTCACCGGCTTCAAACAGCGGGCGACCCGTGGTGGTAGCACGGGGGGAAACTTCTCCCCTGCGCACCCCCCGGGCAGCCTGGCCGTCTCtgctgcccccactccagccgcTGCCCCAGGCCAGGTGGTGTCAGAAGGGCTCCTCCccgctctgccctcccccacagggAACAACACGCCGCTGGGGGGCCCCAAGAAGGGGGGAacgaaggagaagaagaaggagaaggagcGCGAGCGACTGCAGAAGGAgcgggagaagcaggagaaggAGCGCGAGCGGCTGCAGAAAGAgcgggagaagcaggagaagaaggagaaggagaagctgGAGCGGAAGCAGCAGAAGGAGCGGGCCAAGGAGGAAGCCAagcagaagaaagagaggaaggtcTCCATGCGCCGGAAGGAGCCCAAAGCCTCGCCCCGTGCTGAGGATGGGGGGCAAGATGGGGATCCCCCGGCGGGCTCTGTGCTCCAGGACATTTACTTCTGA